AGTTGTGGTGAGAAACGCATGATAGACGTACTGAAGAAATTCGACATGGACGAGTTGCTCAACTGTATGCACTGTGGCTTTTGCCTGCCCGCTTGCCCAACGTTTCAGCAGACGGGCCTCGAAACGTACAGTCCGCGCGGCAGAATTGCTCTGATGAAAGGTGTCGCTGAATCGAAACTGCCTATCGATGAAGAGTTCGAGCACAACATGTACGCGTGTCTCGGTTGCCGCGCCTGCGAGACGGCGTGTCCGGCTGGCGTAAAGTACGGTGAGTTGATAGAGACGGCGCGGGAAGTGGTCGAGGATACCAAGAAAGCGGCGGGGAGACAGTCGTTTGGCCGGAGAATTGTCTTGAAAAGGTTATTTATGCATCCGAGACGCATGAAACTAACGGGGCGTGCCCTGTGGGCTCTTCAAGCAAGCGGCTTGCAGGAGCTCGCGAGCAAAACGGGTCTCGTGCAGATCCTTCCTCGTGAAATGACGGAAATGCAGGTTGCGGTTGATAGGGTGGCTTCGCCGGCGGATCGGAAAAAGCGGACACGGGTAGTCAAAGCGGAACAGCGTGCGCCGGTTGCACGAAAAGTAGGTTTATTCACCGGTTGCATCATGGATGTCATGTTTTACGAGACGAATCAAGCGACGGCACGGCTGCTATCGAAAGCGGGCTGTGATGTTGTGTTTGTCGATCAACAACAGTGCTGCGGCGCGCTCCACGCGCATTCCGGTGAGAAGGCGGATGCAAAGGTACTGGCGAAACAGAACATCGAGGCGTTTGAGGCGCTCGATTTGGACGTGATCGTCAATAATGCCGGGGGCTGTGGTGCCGCACTCAAGGAGTATCACCACTGGCTGAAAGACGATCCGGTGTGGGCGGATAGAGCACGCAACTTTGTCGCCAAGGTACGGGATATCAGTGAACTGCTGACCACCTTGCCGCTTCAAGTGACGAAGACACTCAATGCTAGAGTCACGTACCAGGATTCATGTCACCTTGCACACGGTCAAGGTGTCCGCAAACAACCACGCGATCTCATTCGCAGCATACCCGGCGTTGAATACATCGAGATGGAGAATGCGGATGGCTGTTGCGGATCGGCGGGGATTTACAACATTACGAACTTCGACATGTCGATGCGTGTCTTGGACGACAAGATGAACCATGTGGCTGACGCAAAAGCCAGCATTGTTGTCACGGCGAACCCAGGCTGTTTGCTGCAGATGAAAAAAGGGATTATTCGAGCAGGGCTTGAGGGGCGAATGGAAGCCGTACACATTGTGGATCTCTTGGATCGGCTCGTGTAACTCATACGGCGAGTCATGTATTCTTGTGGATAAACTTTTTAAATTGATATATGTTTGATTGAAAATATAGTTCGCATTGTTTGGATAACGAGGAGGTTCGCTAGTGGCAAACACGTTCCTTGTGCAGAGAGCTGAAGCAAGTGATATCCCAGCACTGGGTGAACTGCTGGATTCAGTGTTTCGACCGCAGTTAGTACCTGGTCAAGGCATGCCAAAAGAATTTCCCCACCTCATTTGTGCAGAGAATGCCCACAATATTTATTTTGTATCGGATAATGGCCGGCCTGTGAGCATGGTTGCCGTCCTCATTCAGGAAACAGTCTTTCAAGGCGTGACGATGCCCGTCGTTTCTATTGGGTCTGTTTGCACGCGCCGAGCGTACGAAGGTCGCGGGATTTCTTCGCAGATTTTGGATCAGGTCATCAGGGACCTCAAGGCGGACGAGATTCCCTTGATGCTCGTTTCAGGAACCCGGGGCCTCTATCGTCGCATTCACTGTGTGCCAGTCGGGAAAATGTACGAAGTGGAATGGTCTGCCGATGCAGCTGTAGCTGCGACGAGTGAAGTGGCTGCCGGACAGGAACTGTTTCGGGTTTGTGAGATTCCGGGCGAGCAGAAAGGCGCTGTCTCCAAACGTCTTGCCGCCATCTACCGCGCGGAAGCGTACCGCTTTCGGCGAACCGACGAACAGATGGAGCAACTGTTGGATGCGCTTTGGTTCCAGCGGGATGGACATGATCAAAGGTTGTTTACCATCGAACAAGGGACGAATACGGTAGCATACGCTGTGGCCTACGAGGACAAAGACCGCCCGGGCATTGTCACTGTAATGGAATGGGCTGGCAGCCGCACAGCTTTCTTGATGAGTGCGACACCAATTTTAAAAGCGTTCGGTGCAACCAAGTTGGTTTGGCATGTGCACGTGGACGATTGTGAAATGCGAGCCAAATTACGCACCATGGGCATCACGGCAACGACTATGTCACTGCAAGGGACTGTCCGCGCACTGGACGTGCCGAGGCTGTTCTCGTACCTTCAGCCAATTTTGCGCGAGCGTTTTGGCGGAGAGGTTAAAGCCGTGGAAACAGATGGCAAGTGGAGAGTTCAGTCACCGCTTCCCACAATGGAGTTCACGGACATTGAGGACATTGTCAGATGGTTGTTTGATCACGAAGAAAATTGCCTTAGGATCCCGTTTGTTCACACAGACGATTTGAATTTTATCTAGTTCCTTCGAAGCACGAACGGATACAGATGGCGGTCAATCGATAGGGGCGGTTTACATGAAACAAGGGGAAATCCGTGAGCTAGTCGGCGAACTCATGGTTACTGGATTTGACAGCCTTGCCGTGAACGATCACGCCAAGCAATTGGTAGGCAAGCACCGAGTGAAGAACATTATCCTGTTCAAGCGCAACGTGGAGTCAATGGAACAAGTTACGGAGTTAAACGAAACGCTGCAGGATTGCGCACGCACCGCCGGCCACGAACTTCCGCTGATTATCTGCACGGATCAGGAAAACGGCATCGTGCGCCGTCTTGCACCAGGGCTGCCGGGGCTGCCAGGGAACATGGCCGTGGGCGCGACGGGCAACCCGGACAA
This is a stretch of genomic DNA from Alicyclobacillus dauci. It encodes these proteins:
- a CDS encoding (Fe-S)-binding protein; this encodes MIDVLKKFDMDELLNCMHCGFCLPACPTFQQTGLETYSPRGRIALMKGVAESKLPIDEEFEHNMYACLGCRACETACPAGVKYGELIETAREVVEDTKKAAGRQSFGRRIVLKRLFMHPRRMKLTGRALWALQASGLQELASKTGLVQILPREMTEMQVAVDRVASPADRKKRTRVVKAEQRAPVARKVGLFTGCIMDVMFYETNQATARLLSKAGCDVVFVDQQQCCGALHAHSGEKADAKVLAKQNIEAFEALDLDVIVNNAGGCGAALKEYHHWLKDDPVWADRARNFVAKVRDISELLTTLPLQVTKTLNARVTYQDSCHLAHGQGVRKQPRDLIRSIPGVEYIEMENADGCCGSAGIYNITNFDMSMRVLDDKMNHVADAKASIVVTANPGCLLQMKKGIIRAGLEGRMEAVHIVDLLDRLV
- a CDS encoding GNAT family N-acetyltransferase; this encodes MANTFLVQRAEASDIPALGELLDSVFRPQLVPGQGMPKEFPHLICAENAHNIYFVSDNGRPVSMVAVLIQETVFQGVTMPVVSIGSVCTRRAYEGRGISSQILDQVIRDLKADEIPLMLVSGTRGLYRRIHCVPVGKMYEVEWSADAAVAATSEVAAGQELFRVCEIPGEQKGAVSKRLAAIYRAEAYRFRRTDEQMEQLLDALWFQRDGHDQRLFTIEQGTNTVAYAVAYEDKDRPGIVTVMEWAGSRTAFLMSATPILKAFGATKLVWHVHVDDCEMRAKLRTMGITATTMSLQGTVRALDVPRLFSYLQPILRERFGGEVKAVETDGKWRVQSPLPTMEFTDIEDIVRWLFDHEENCLRIPFVHTDDLNFI